The region ACCTCCCGAAGGGTGGTGATGATGTAATCCTGGGTTGCTGCATCGAGGTAGGGATGCATGGGCAGCGCCAGCACCCGGCCACAGAGATCCTCGGTCACCGGCAGCCCGTTGCCGGCAACCGGATACATTTCATAGGGCGGCTGCTGGTGCATGCCTTTCGGGTAGTAGATCGCCGTTGGAATGCCTTTGTCCTTGAGCGCGGCCTGCACTTCACCACGGTCAGCACCGGGTGCAAGGGTGATGGTGTATTGCGCCCAGCTTGAGCTATTGCCCGCCGCCAGCCGCGGGGCGGTGATGATATCGGAAAGCCCGGCCTCATAACGATCTGCGATTTGCTGCCGGCTGGCAAGCTCGTCTTCAAATATCTCAAGCTTCTCAAGCAGGATGGCGGCCTGAATCGTATCAAGACGGGCGGTCATGCCGATCCGTTCATGGCTGTAGCGTTCCTGCCCCATACCATGAATCCGCGCCGAGCGCATGATGGCGGCAAAGTCATCATCATCGGTGAAAACCGCCCCGCCATCGCCATAGCAGCCAAGAGGTTTGGCAGGAAAGAAACTGGTGGCGGTAAGTGGCGCCAGCGTGCCCACCGGCCGTCCCTTGTAGCTGGCCCCGAAAGATTGCGCGGCATCATCCAAAACCCACCAGCCTTCCTTTTCGGCAAGATCCGTGATGGCGTCCATGTCGGCAGGCTGGCCGAAAAGCCCGACGGTGATGATTCCCACTACCCGGATACCGGCCTTGTCGGCGGCGGCCTTTGCACTTGCAACACTGCCCGGGCTCAGGTTGAACGTGACCGGATCAACATCGGCAAAAACAGGCACGGCGCCAAGGCAGGGGAGAACTTCGGCCGATGCCGCGAAGGTGAAGCTCTGAACAATGACACCATCACCCGGGCGGACGCCAAGCGCCATCAACCCTAGCATCAGCGCATCGGTCCCGCTGGAACAGCTGATGACGTGGCGGCAGGAACAGAACGCCGCAAGCGCCTCTTCCAGCGCGCCGACTTCCGGTCCCATGATATACTGGCCATGATCCAGCACGCGGGCGACGGCCGCATCGACGCGGTCGCGGATACGGACCTGCTGGCTGGCAAGATCGATCAACGGAATATCGGGGTTGGTCATGCAGCGGCTCCTGTCCTGATCGCGGTTTCCATTCGTGTCATGATGGCCTGAACATAGAGGGCTTCGGCCAGTCCGGTCCTTGGCGGGCTTCCCTTCGCCACATCCAGAAAATGTGCCATTTCTGCCTTGAGCGGCTCACTCTCCTCAAGCGGGATGGGCTGGGCATCCCCGCGGTCAAGGGTGATGGCGCCGTTATCTTTGGTGACGGCGAAAGGATGGCGCTTCAGTTTTGCTTTCCAGGGCTTTGTATCGTCGAAAACCAGCGCCGCGGTGCTTCCGATCACCGTCAGGTTGTGGATCTTGACCGGATTATACCAGTTGGCCTGAACCGAGGCCGTTATCCCGGAAGAAAACTCGAGCTGGGCCGTGACCATATCATCGATACCCGGGGTGATGTGGCTGATGGCATGGGCCTCAACCCGGGACGGGATTTCCTCACCCGTCAGGGCGGCAATCAGCGCAAGATCATGGGGGCAGAGATCATAAAGAGCGGATTCCGTATCCCGGATACGCCCCGGCGCAAGGCGGCTTGCGCGGATGTGTCGAAGATCACCGATCTCCCCTGCCCTGATGCAGTCCAGCATCGTCTCGAAAGCGGCGTGATACCTGATCAGATGGCCCACGACCACGGGATGACCTGTCTCTGATGAAACCCGGGCAATGGCCTCGGCTTCATCAAGGCAAAGCGCAAGCGGCTTTTCGACGAAAACCGGTTTGCCCGCCTCTAGGGCCCGTGTCACGAGATCATGATGCGACGGAGCCGAGGTGACGATCGCCACCGCATCAATCTCCTGGCTTGAAACTGCGTCCTCAACACTCATGGCGCGGCAGCCAAAAGTGTCAGCAAAGGTTTGCGCGGCCACGGGATCAGCATCAACCACGGCCTCAAGACAGTTGAGCTCATCCAGATTGCGGGCAATGTTCCGGCCCCACATCCCGCAGCCAAAGAGCGCAACGCGAACATCTTTTCCCATATTGATCTTCACCCATACAAATCTTCTCTGGTTGCTAGCGAATGCCGGGATTCCCGTCAATCGTTGCATTTTGTAACCTGATGTGAAGGAAAAATACCGGCAGATAACCCGGCAGGACAGCAACGGGTGACGTCCGGCATGCGACACTCCGCCACAGGTTCGGGTGGGTAAAGCTTGATACTATGTGACCACAAGGCCGAATACTCGAATTAATCAACAAAACCAACAGCAAGCAATAAAGATATTTGAGCCATGTCAGCGATCGCCGCATCACCAGAGGCCGATGCATCCTCTGAATTTGAAGACAGCCTTCCCACATCATCCGTTCAGATGATGGGGATACTGGATGATCTCGGCATCTCCTATACGCTCCATACCCATCCACCGTTGAGAACAGTTGAAGATTCCCGCGCGCTCCGTGGAGATATCGATGGCGCACATATCAAGAATCTCTATCTCCGCGACGGCAAGAAGAAGAATTTTCTTGTTGTTGCAGAAGAAAGCCGTCCGATTGACCTCAAGGAGCTGGGTATTGCGATTGGCGGCAGTCGCCTCTCCTTTGGCAGCCCCGACAGGTTGATGGAATTTCTCGGGGTTCGCCCGGGGGCTGTTTCGCCCTTGACCCTGATCAACGATACGGCCCGTGACGTTACCCTGATCTTCGATGAAAGCCTCGATCAGGCGGAAATGATCAATGTTCATCCACTGGTGAATGACAAGACATTGTCTCTTTCCACCCCTGGGCTGCGGCAATTTCTTGAACATACCGGGCATTGGGCTGGCCGGATCGTGATCTGATGAAGGGATGAGGGGGATGAAATTGATATTAATGAATAACTTGCCAGCGGTTGCCAACGCCCCATCTCATAGGGTAATACCCGAATTTTTGTGTTACCCGAGGACAGTTTCCGCATTGAAGACGCAGGAGATCATAGACTAATGGTGCTGATTGAACAGAATGCCACCGGCAGTGATGTGAGCATTATCGATGTATCCACCGCAGATTTCATGGCGGAGGTCATCGAAGCATCGAAGGAAAAACCGGTCATCGTTGATTTCTGGGCGCCCTGGTGCGGGCCCTGCAAGCAATTGATGCCGGTGCTGGAAAAATGCGTCGCCGAAGCCGG is a window of Alphaproteobacteria bacterium LSUCC0684 DNA encoding:
- a CDS encoding DegT/DnrJ/EryC1/StrS family aminotransferase; its protein translation is MTNPDIPLIDLASQQVRIRDRVDAAVARVLDHGQYIMGPEVGALEEALAAFCSCRHVISCSSGTDALMLGLMALGVRPGDGVIVQSFTFAASAEVLPCLGAVPVFADVDPVTFNLSPGSVASAKAAADKAGIRVVGIITVGLFGQPADMDAITDLAEKEGWWVLDDAAQSFGASYKGRPVGTLAPLTATSFFPAKPLGCYGDGGAVFTDDDDFAAIMRSARIHGMGQERYSHERIGMTARLDTIQAAILLEKLEIFEDELASRQQIADRYEAGLSDIITAPRLAAGNSSSWAQYTITLAPGADRGEVQAALKDKGIPTAIYYPKGMHQQPPYEMYPVAGNGLPVTEDLCGRVLALPMHPYLDAATQDYIITTLREVLA
- a CDS encoding Gfo/Idh/MocA family protein, with amino-acid sequence MGKDVRVALFGCGMWGRNIARNLDELNCLEAVVDADPVAAQTFADTFGCRAMSVEDAVSSQEIDAVAIVTSAPSHHDLVTRALEAGKPVFVEKPLALCLDEAEAIARVSSETGHPVVVGHLIRYHAAFETMLDCIRAGEIGDLRHIRASRLAPGRIRDTESALYDLCPHDLALIAALTGEEIPSRVEAHAISHITPGIDDMVTAQLEFSSGITASVQANWYNPVKIHNLTVIGSTAALVFDDTKPWKAKLKRHPFAVTKDNGAITLDRGDAQPIPLEESEPLKAEMAHFLDVAKGSPPRTGLAEALYVQAIMTRMETAIRTGAAA
- a CDS encoding prolyl-tRNA synthetase associated domain-containing protein, whose protein sequence is MSAIAASPEADASSEFEDSLPTSSVQMMGILDDLGISYTLHTHPPLRTVEDSRALRGDIDGAHIKNLYLRDGKKKNFLVVAEESRPIDLKELGIAIGGSRLSFGSPDRLMEFLGVRPGAVSPLTLINDTARDVTLIFDESLDQAEMINVHPLVNDKTLSLSTPGLRQFLEHTGHWAGRIVI